DNA sequence from the Marinilongibacter aquaticus genome:
CTTGGGCTCCCAATTTCTTTTAAAGTAGCCCATTCCAAAGCTTGCCCCTTTCTGTTTTCTTGCTCTTACCAATTTCTCATTTTCAGTCAAATTGACTATTATTGATAAGCACCTTGAATGATCACAAGTGACCCTACCGCTTCTAACCCTACTTCTTGGCCTTATTCCGCCCCAATTGACCATTAAAACAGAGGCATTAAAAAGTTACGTTTCCGACACGCGAGATTCCGTTTATTTACAAGGTCTCGAAAATCGGCTGGAATTTGCGATTGACACAGGCAACGTGGCCCAATTCGCATATCGACTACATGAATTCGATACGGAATTTCATACCTCAATACATCCCGTTTCCATTTACACCAATATCCCGGGCGGCAATTACAGTTTCGAATACCGTATTGATGGAATTCCTCAGCCACCTATAAGTGTCTCCGTTTTGGAAGCCATTTGGCAAAAATGGTGGTTCTGGCCTATGATTGGGGGTTATATTTTGCTTCTGGCTGTGGTGGGCACCTTCCTTTTTCTTCAATACAACTACCGTCAAAAGCTCAAAGTCGCTCACCTGAGAAACCAAATAGCCTCCGACTTGCACGACGAAGTAGGCTCAAACCTAAGCAGCATCGCTATTTATACCGAAGTACTCAAAAAAAAACTGGGACAAAACAAGCCCGACCTGCTCCCCTTGCTCAATAAAATCACGGGAAACTCTACCGAATCAGTCATTCTGATGCGGGATACGGTATGGGCACTGAAGCCAGACAACGACAACCTGTCCATGATGCTCGAACGCATTGGCTCTTTCGGCAAGGAAATACTTTCTGAAAAACGAATTGGCTTTAGCCAGAAGATTGACACCGATCTATCGAAAATACACATGGACATGCAAGCTCGAAAAAATTGCTACCTCATCTTGAAAGAAGCCTTGAATAACATCGTGAAACATGCCGATGCCAAACATGCCACATTGCACGCTTTTCAAAAATCGGGCAAATTATGCTTCGAAATATCAGACGACGGAAAAGGTTTCGATCAGCACAAAGAATTGGACGGAAACGGACTCAGAAACTTCAAAGAAAGAGCAGAGGAATCTGGCTTTGAGATAAATATCGTATCGCAAGCCAATAGAGGCACACAGATCTTGCTGATCATTTCTCCCTAAAATTAGGGATGGCACACCCCGCTTTAGTCTATTAATTTTGAAAAAAACAGATGTCGCCAGTCTTTCACCACAGAATCTACGAGCCTTTTTAGACTCACCCATCGCATGATCAGAACGATACTATTTGAAGACAGTAAGAATTTCAGAGAGAGCCTTTCGCTGTATCTCGCAGGCACAGAAAACATATTTCTGACGGGGACTTATCCCGACGCCAAGGATGCGGTAAAAATAGTGAAGCAACAAAAGCCGGATGTCATCCTGATGGACATTGAAATGCCGGGAATTTCTGGTATTCAGGCGACGATTGATATAAAAAAAGCCCTACCCGAAGCAAAAATATTGATTCAGACAGTTTTTGAAGACGACGATAAAGTGTTTCAGGCTTTGTGCAATGGAGCCAACGGCTACATACTGAAATCGCCAGATCCAGAACAATACGTACGGGCCATACAGGAAGTGCACGAAGGCGGCTCGCACCTTACGCCCAGCATAGCAGCAAAAGTGCTGAATGTATTTAAAAATCAGCTGGTGCAGAGCCAGAAGAGCTATATAGAGCTGACACCACGCGAGAAAGATGTATTGGGTTGTCTGGTCGAAGGCATGAGCTATAAAATGATAGCCGACAGTTGCGGCATCAGCTACACCACGGTGAATAGCCACATGAAACATATTTACGAAAAGCTCCATGTAAATTCGGCTCCCGAAGCGGTGGCCAAGGCAATCAAACTCCGGTTGGTTTAATCTGCCATTTACGCAATTTCCAGACCGCAATGAACCACAGCACAAGGCTGACGTAATCCAGAAAATTGCCCATGATACCCATTATAAAGGCCCAGTTATCGGAAACTTGAACGACATAATCGAACAGAATACTGAAAATTAAAATGTAAACCGACATAAAAAGAACACCCAGATTAAACCAGAATAAAGGATTTTTACGAAGCTGACCGGGCTTAGATTCCTGAATGAGTTCCTTATGCAACTGAAAGTAGAACAACAAAAAGAGTGCATTTCGAACCGGAAGCAGAATCGGCAACCTCAAGTAATTGTCGCCATAAAGTCCGGTAATGATGATGGCCACAAGAAGGGTGGGCACAATGAATTTTATAATTGTTTTCACAACTCCATTTCGAATGAAATGGAAGTATATCAGGCCTTGAAAAAGGGCTCCAAAAAAGAAATAAAAGTGATTGAAGAAATAATCATTGCGTAGGTGCAGGCCTGTTGTAATGTACTGCACGTTTTCAAAAAAAGCATACACCAAGAACAACCAAAAAATATAGCGAAACCCATTTTTAAAATAACCGTAATTGAAAAGCGAATACAGAAAGAGCAAAAGGTAGACAGCCCCAGTGGCATTGCCCAGATTACGGTAGAGATAGAATAGGGTTTCAGAATACAAAAGAACCATAGTAATTTATTGTTAACTTAAATGTAGTCAAAAATGTTACGACCCTTAAAATTCACGGTACTGATTCTACTGCTTGGCCTTTATTCGTGCAACACCTCCTCTAAAAAAGCGGACACAAAGTTTCAAGATGAAGCACTCCTCAATGCCCTACTGAGTGGCGAGAAAGACCTAGGCTCTTCTGAATTTAACGAAGCTAAGATCAGGCAACTCAATTACCAAAAAGCAAACAACCTGGACCGCACAAACGGGGTAGTGCTTTCCAAGGATTTCCTAAGCTCAGGTGTCAATGGATTCACAGAAGCGGGAATCAACCTCCCAAGCGACACCTCCAATTATTCCCGATGGGATTTCCTTGTTGTGTATCCCGGAATGGCGATCGAGGGCGAAGAAACACGGCTTGAACCTGCGGTATTTTACTACAAAGGAGGACTTGATCAGAACGGAAATTTTGTGCCCGTTGGCAACCCCGTGACCGTTCCGGTATTGACAGGCGGCGGCGGAGACGGCAAATCCAATAGGAGCACTCCACCTCCTCAATAAAATGGATCACATATGAACAAGAAATCAATCCAGAACCTCGGAATCGGGGTTCTTATTCTGCTTTTATCCCTATTGGCTTGGCGGCAATGCAAGCCCGAATCTCCCGTAGCGGAAGAAAAATTGCCAAATTGGTTTTCGGATGAAGTCGATTTAATACCGCAGGTTGGCAATTATGCGTGCTGGGCCGCGTCTTTAAACATGATGAAGAAAGGCAATGCAGGCCTGAACCGGACAAACACCATGCCCATTCATACAGATTCGCTTGCCGCCCACCTGCCCGATTATATGGCGAACAACCTAAGCCAAATGCAAGACCTCGATTGGGAGAAAATAAAAAACGAACTTGTGCACCGCAGCCCCATGGCCGTGTATAAATATTACAACCCCACCTTTGCCCATGTGTTTGTGGTCAGGGGTTATCACCAATCCGATGCCTACAAATGGCTGTTGATAAATGACCCTTGGCCAGTGCACAAAGCCAAAATCACGGCTCTGGATTTCAGAAACTTAACACGCCCCTTTGATGGAAAGGCCACATACCAAACCATTGCTTACAAGCCTTCCTCTTCTAGCACGAAAGCGTATTCAGAGGCCAATTTCAATATTTATTCCGCGAACCCTCTTTCCGGAGAATCGCATACAGCCTACAAGCCAATTGCCCAAACAATTGACAACAGCTCCGAGGTGCGTGTGCAGAACACCAAATCCATTCTTGGCGAACTGCACGAAGAATTCAAGAAAATCGACCCCGCCTTTTTCAAGGCCATGCATATCGCTTATGCTCCGCAAAAAGACCAATTAAACATAGATTTCAATGGAGCTGTGCTGCTGAATAATTTCAATGATGCCGCCACTTTCATGAATTACAACCTGAAGCACAGCCAAAAACCAGATTACCTGTTCAATGCAACCCTTCAGGTCTACACCACATTCAAAAAAGCGGACGAACCACTGATTACGACTACTGTCGATTATGAAGACAAAACTTCGGAAAGGTTTCTATACGTTTCTCGTTTCGAATCCTACGGCAACTCTGTAATGGCCGACTGCGATTCCATTTTGAACGATTTCATTCAAGCCTTTAAGAAACCCGCACTCCTAAAACTGCTGCAACCACTTCTTGCAAACCTGAAAAGCACCCAAAACCTGCAGCCCGAAATTGCAGACTGGGCCTCGCTCCCTGTGTATGGAGGGCCTGTTTTTAGCTTTATACTTAAAGGGTACAATGAGAAGATTGTCGCCGATCCGTACAAACAGCTAATTCTAAAACAAAATCAGAAAGCCCTTTTTATTGGCGAAAGTGGCATTCCGTATTATCGTTTGTCGGCCGTGGAACTCCCCGAATATGGCGAGATTGTAAAGGCAAAATCGAGAGAAGAAATTCCAGTAGAGTGGGCAGAAACAAACAGCAAGCCCAACACGAAACCCATTTCGTCCCCCAATACGGGCGTAGGTACAAACCAAAAGGACAGCACGGAAAACCACACAGGAACTGGCATAAAAAGCCCACAGCCAATTGGTGGAATCGGCAAACCTATTCCGCAGAAGGAAATCAAGAAATCAAGTTCAAAGAAAGTGGATTTCCAAAACCCTGTCCAAAAGCCCAAAGACTGACATTCCTCGCCAATTTCATTAAAATAAGCCTTTGAAAACCAAGGGCTTATTTTTTTTACCCCTTCAATATCCCTAGGATTAGGGATTTACTCCCTTGCTTCCCCTTCCGAAATTTGAAACAAGATTTAAGGCCAATATCTACAAGTGGACCAGTACCAATAAAACAAGAACACACCATGAAACCGACAAAGCAACCCGTCTATTTAGGCCCCAGAACCAGCCTAACGCCTTCCGAAGTCACACATCTGGAAGCCGAAATCAATTATACCCGAGTTTATAGCCAAGAAGGTAAAACACAACTGCTTTCGTACACCATGAAGAATGTGCATGCACTCCTGAATAAGCACGGCAATTTTATACGGATTAGCCACAAACACGTGGTCAATATGGATTTTGT
Encoded proteins:
- a CDS encoding sensor histidine kinase: MTLPLLTLLLGLIPPQLTIKTEALKSYVSDTRDSVYLQGLENRLEFAIDTGNVAQFAYRLHEFDTEFHTSIHPVSIYTNIPGGNYSFEYRIDGIPQPPISVSVLEAIWQKWWFWPMIGGYILLLAVVGTFLFLQYNYRQKLKVAHLRNQIASDLHDEVGSNLSSIAIYTEVLKKKLGQNKPDLLPLLNKITGNSTESVILMRDTVWALKPDNDNLSMMLERIGSFGKEILSEKRIGFSQKIDTDLSKIHMDMQARKNCYLILKEALNNIVKHADAKHATLHAFQKSGKLCFEISDDGKGFDQHKELDGNGLRNFKERAEESGFEINIVSQANRGTQILLIISP
- a CDS encoding response regulator transcription factor; this encodes MIRTILFEDSKNFRESLSLYLAGTENIFLTGTYPDAKDAVKIVKQQKPDVILMDIEMPGISGIQATIDIKKALPEAKILIQTVFEDDDKVFQALCNGANGYILKSPDPEQYVRAIQEVHEGGSHLTPSIAAKVLNVFKNQLVQSQKSYIELTPREKDVLGCLVEGMSYKMIADSCGISYTTVNSHMKHIYEKLHVNSAPEAVAKAIKLRLV
- a CDS encoding papain-like cysteine protease family protein, which produces MNKKSIQNLGIGVLILLLSLLAWRQCKPESPVAEEKLPNWFSDEVDLIPQVGNYACWAASLNMMKKGNAGLNRTNTMPIHTDSLAAHLPDYMANNLSQMQDLDWEKIKNELVHRSPMAVYKYYNPTFAHVFVVRGYHQSDAYKWLLINDPWPVHKAKITALDFRNLTRPFDGKATYQTIAYKPSSSSTKAYSEANFNIYSANPLSGESHTAYKPIAQTIDNSSEVRVQNTKSILGELHEEFKKIDPAFFKAMHIAYAPQKDQLNIDFNGAVLLNNFNDAATFMNYNLKHSQKPDYLFNATLQVYTTFKKADEPLITTTVDYEDKTSERFLYVSRFESYGNSVMADCDSILNDFIQAFKKPALLKLLQPLLANLKSTQNLQPEIADWASLPVYGGPVFSFILKGYNEKIVADPYKQLILKQNQKALFIGESGIPYYRLSAVELPEYGEIVKAKSREEIPVEWAETNSKPNTKPISSPNTGVGTNQKDSTENHTGTGIKSPQPIGGIGKPIPQKEIKKSSSKKVDFQNPVQKPKD
- a CDS encoding LytTR family DNA-binding domain-containing protein; translation: MKPTKQPVYLGPRTSLTPSEVTHLEAEINYTRVYSQEGKTQLLSYTMKNVHALLNKHGNFIRISHKHVVNMDFVKETSKEQLLLKNGLRLCPSRRKRKQLEYLFS